The Rattus rattus isolate New Zealand chromosome 8, Rrattus_CSIRO_v1, whole genome shotgun sequence genome contains the following window.
CTCAAACAGCTCTGGctgaatgaggaagaggaagagggccATACAGACTCGGAGGAAAGAAGGATGTAGGTGCATAAactgttttggtttgctttggtttgacacagagtctcctatgtagccctggctgtactggaacttgctatgtagacctggcttAACTCattcacaaagatcctcctgcctctgtccctgagggctgggactaaagtGCCACACCAAGCCCTAactcttattttaaattgtgaaatGCCACGATTCATAGGAGAAGCATTAAGGAAATTGTAACTTTTGTAATCACATGTAGAGATGAACAGCAAAACTGAAATCTTTACATTCTTCCCagaaaatctcagaaagaaaaacttttctaAGTCTTCTCCTCTCGGTGACCGGTGTCTTTATTTTCAGACATTATAGAGTGTGCCTAAAACTAAGAACACATCTTTGTGTCACTAACAATGACATCTGAGTTGTGTCCTTGCTCTGTTTCCTGCCACCGAAAGTCAAGTCTGTGAAAAGGGTTAATACTTGAACAGTTCAGGAAAGGTAAAggtataaacatttttttcagacatTCTTCCAAATCACAAAGGTCCTATACCTAGTATAGGAGTGTAGTTGATAAACTGATGTGATTTTTAAGTCCTGTCTTGGGAAAAGGGGTTTTCATGTGACTAACAAGTGATCGTCAACAGATTAAGTCATATTAGAACATGGAACTGGAGATTATCAGAAAGGATAATTCTTTTAGAGTGGAGTTTCTCAACTTTTATATAGGTATTCTACTTGTGAATTTATTAGTGAGAGGGGACAGAGCCACTAGAAGAAGAAACAGTGTTTCCCAAACTGTTCCATTGGAACTCTATATCCAAATCACTTATATTACAGAAATACAGACAAGTCTTCCCATCATTCTGTCCCTTCATTCttcatgtcaaaaaaaaaaactgacagaaaTGTAACTATTCAAAATGCTCATAAACAGACTGGGCTTGGGGGTGTagtctttaatcctggcactagggaggtagagacagacaatgaattccaggctagcctggtctacaatatGAAACctttcagacagacagaaaacaaaaaccaaaaaacaacaaaaaccaaatcaacaTAACTCAGAAACACTGCAGCTTCATAAATATTTGTGAACTTACTAAATTAACAGGTttggagataaaataaaaataaaataaaaggcctCAAGTAATTCACATCAACAGCAGCTGCCAATGGCATGCCTTGTCTGTTGTAATTGACAATTCACACACCAAGGACAGCACTTAGCGGGGGAGTAAAGACCACGGAACAGGACATGACTTCACTAATGATCATCTACATTACAGCAGCCTAGTTGGTTTCCCGGATATACTTTCCTCTTTGATCTGTTCTGCTTTGAATTACCAGTCGGTTCTCTACAATACCACTTGCAAGGGACTTCTCAAGAAGTTTCAAAGACCCAACTATCACATGAAGTTTACATTCTTCGACTTCTAGTCTTCTGAGGCTATTCACCTGGTCAACTGTTTCATGCATAATGTGGTTTCCTTCTGCTAATCCTTTTTGGAGGAAGAAAGACCCAAGCCTAAAAATGCAATCCGGCTATCTCGAGGGAAGTCACTAGTGCTCATGATATCCCTTTAGCATCAGCTTCCCCCAACAAACGGCATGCGCATCCCAAGGTGTTTTCGAAATTACCATTCCAAAACAGCTGTTCATATTCCCAGCTGCCCTTTGGTGACAGGAGAGTCGTCGTTTGCAGTTCGGGAGTCTCTTgtatgaaagggagagagagagagggttcgACAGTTTCAAGCCATGGAAGGAAAAAACTAAAAGAGGCAAAAGGGAAAAGGTCTGGGCTCTTTACTTTCTTTGGGAAGagtagagaagggaagaaagaggagacccCAAGAAACGAACTCTAGAGGAAGGTCAGAATAAACCCGCAGCGCCCTCGAGGTAGGACATATGGGGTGGGGGTCCTGGATGAAGGAAAAGAACCGTCATCCTCAGGAGAAGGACTGGTTACAAACAACGCGAAACAAAGGGGTTGGCAGTCGCAAAGCGGGAGGTTGGACTAAGAGAGATCCGGGGATCTCCAGAGGGCGAGCggcaagaaaatgagaaagaacacgACACGTCCCTCTGAGGACCCGCCGAGGACGTGGTTGCTAAGAGGGACGAGACAGGTGCCGGTAAAGACTGAGGAGCAGCCAGCTTCACTTCTAAAGGACGCGGGGGCGGGGAAGTGTTTTTGAGTGGAGTCGTGCCCCGAAGCGAGGCACGCTTGCCAGGACAGTGCTCTCCAAGAATGCAGATCCGGGCCATGCGAAAACCGTTGGGGCACCGGCAATTCCCAGCCCTAGCCAGGCTTCCCCACACACTCACCGCGTCTGCTCCAAACGCCACCGCTCCAGCTGCAGCTACCGGCCGGCGCAGCCGCACTGAGCGCGCACCGCCCCACGTGACCCGCAGGCTATCTACCCACGTGATCAACAGAACCACCaccccccccatctccctccctcccctctcctcacttTCCTTCGGCTGGCGCTGTCCCGCCCCGCCCTCCGCAAGATGGCCGCGCCCTGGTTGGGTTCCCCTGGTCTCCAGGTCCTGAGTATGAGTTCGCGTCCCGGGAAATTGTTCACTCCCAGCTCCAGGTCGTTTTGTTCCAGAGCTACTTCCTCCAGGCCCCTGAATGCTCAGAGACTGGCGGAGAAGCTCCGAGCTCAGAAACAAGAGCAAAAGACGAAGGAAATGCGGGTGAGTCTGGAGAGACTCTGCTCCCAAGAGGCAGTGCTCTCGCGGCTTTCCCAGGTTTGGGGTTTGGTAGGCAGGTCCTGTAACAGCAAGTAAATCAGTGTTGAGACTGTTCAGTGTGAAAGTTTGAATACCGCTGAGAGAAAAGGGCAGTACTGGGACAATGTCTTTGTGGGCACTTTTGCTACTGCCCGACACAGACCCAAACTCCGCGTGGGTATGCAGGTGAGACAGATGACTGTGTATGGTCCCAAAGGAAACGTGAGTCCAATTCTACAACACAGTCATTCCCCGCACTAAATCTCACTTAAGGCCGTTCCCAGCGCCCCAGttcttctttcagctttttccacccttctctctccttaGGTGCCCACCAACCCCGTTCAGCGGAGGGTGCAGGAACTAGTGAGATTCACACAGCAGCTACAGCGTGTTCACCCCAATGTGCTTGCTAAGGAACTGAGCCGAAGGATTCTCCACCAGGACAAAGACCTTGTGGTCATTAATAAACCCTATGGTCTCCCTGTCCATGGTAAGAACCATGTGGGCAAAGGAGAGGAAATTGCTGCTGCCTCCTTTTCCATCCAGGGTCACCTCTGAAGCCTTATTTATGAGACACTCTTGAATTCAAGTTAATTAAACCTTATTATTCCCATGTATGTGACTACTGGTAACACAAACCAGTGTCTAGTCCCCACATCCAAATATCGGACAGTGAGCTGTATGCAGCCTCCCACAGGGATTGGTGCAAAGAAATACCAAAAGTTGTTTGCTGGCAgtctaatgaaagaaagaaagaaagaacgaacgaaTGAACTGGGAGCCAGTGTACAACTGTCATCCCAGGTCTAGGGGAGGATCCGGTGTTCTGATCAGTCTCAGCCACAGCAAAACCTCATTTCAGAATGAGAGAGgtagagaaacaagaacaaacaaaactgggaaagaggaaataATACACAGGGCTGGGGCAATGGAatgatgtgtatttgtgtgttagACTCTACCTAACATGGCACCCCAGAGTGGCTGGAACTTAATAAATGTCCTGATGTACTGATGGGGGACAGCTGAAGCGAGTCAGAATTGATAGGGAAAAATACTTTCGTTCGAGATTTGCAAGaggaaagtaaatattttagcaaaaataattttttttagttgGAATAAATCACTCCTTGGTGGCAGTTACTCCTGGATTTCCTAATGGGTTCTCGCCTTGCTATTCTCTGCTTAGGTTTTGAGTGGTTGAGGTTAATTTGTTTtagatatttgtattttataggtAGCAAAGCTGGAAAGGACAGGTGGTGAGTACAGATAGTAAAACTCAGGGATGTCTGATCTTAGCtctccatctttttttattttatgttttgttttgttttgttttgagacagggtctttgtgtagtcctggctgtcctgtaccTAGCTCTGTAGGCTTTGAACtttcagagatccccctgcttttCCCTTCCAAGTTgtaggatcaaaggcatggaccaccatcacccagctagAGCCCATCTTCTTAGCCTGTCTTCAATGGAAGGCTTCGGTGGAGAACAGTCCCACAGTATCTGAAGAGAAAGCCACCATATTTCACAGATTTATTACCTGAGAGCCCTTGGGGTGCTCGTTAAAATACAAGTTCTGAATTTGTAGTGTGGAAATGGTTGGCTTGCATTTCATTTTATAGCTGAGATCTCTGGGCCTATTAATATTAGTAGTCCTCACCATGTGTTCGTAGCACAATTCTAGGAAATGAGGACAATTGTTTATTCTGTCAAgattaaaagatgattttttaaatttttattggttattttatttatttacatttcaaatgttatcctccttcctgcTTTCACCTCCATGAACcctctatcccaccccctccccctgcttctgtgagagtgctcccccacacCCACTCCCGCCTCGTTACCTTATCATTCCTCTATGGTgaggtatcaagccttcacaggaccaaaggcctcccctctcattgatgtcagataagaccatcctctgctacatatacagctggagccatgggtcactccatgtgtattctttgatttgtggtttagttcctgggcgctctggggagtctggttggttgatattgttcttcctcctttggggttgcaaaccccttcagttccttcagtccttcccctaactcctccattggggtccccatgctcaatcctgtggttagctgcaagcatcctcatctgtatcactaaggcagagcctctcaggagacagttatatcaggctcctgtcagcaaggacttcttAGCATCAACAATAATGAcggggtttggtggctgcatatggtatggatccccaggtggggccgtctctggatggcctgaaAGATGTTGATTATCTCAAGCCTGAGAGATTGTTCTCTCAAGAGtactcctgcctctgactcttgcctTCATAGGTGGCCCTGGAGTCCAGCTCTGCATCAGTGATGTTCTGCCCATCTTGGCAAAGATGCTTCATGGCCACAAGGCAGAACCTTTGCATCTGTGCCACCGTCTGGACAAAGAGACCACAGGTGTAATGGTTTTGGCTTGGGAGAAGGACATGGCACATCAAGTCCAGGAGCTGTTTAGAACCCGCCAGGTGGAAAAGAAGTACTGGTATGTCAGTAGGGGTGGAATGAAGACCGGCATCTCTTTTATCTGTCCACTGTACGTCAGAACTGTTAATAGAAGGCACTTCTACGAGATAGCTTGGTACTTCAAATGTTGAGTGATAAAATAGTGGttatgtgcatgcacgcatgcgcactcccaagtgtgtgtgtgtgtgtgtgtgtgtgtgtgtgtgtgtgtacatgtggaagtcagggtTCTTTCTTCTGTCACTCCCTATTTTGGTTTATTGAGATAGGGTGTCTCACtgatcctgaaactcactgatgAACTAGCTAGCCTCTAGGATCAGCTAGTCTCCATCCCCtcgatacatacatacagagaaactACAGCCATAATTCAGTGACCTGTTCTAAATCTCTTTCACATAGACAGGAAGCTGAAAAGTGCAGTAAAGATAGTCCACTGAGAAAggtcctaagcccacagcccctAGCAGCCCTACCTGGCTTTTGTGACTAAAGCAGCAATCTGTGTGTCACCCTCAGGGCCATCACTGTGCGTGTTCCCTTGCCCTCGGCAGGAGTTGTGGATATCCCCATCATGGAGAAGGAAGTGGCTGGGCAGCAGCAACACCACAAGGTGAGTTCACTGCCTCCTTAGGCATGAATGGGTTTCTGCCCTTTCTTGGGAATCATATCTTGGTCTGTTTGGCTTCAGATGACGCTACGTCCCAGTTACCGCATGGACAATGGGAAAATGGTAAAGGTACGGGCCAGCCGGGATGCGCACATCGCGGTAACTCAGTACCAGGTGCTGAGCAGCACTCCGTCCTCCGCCCTTGTGGAGCTGCAGCCTGTCACTGGTAAGAACCACCATGCTGCGTCTGGGGCCTTGTACTGGATCCTTCCCTATTCTGAGCTTCCCTGTTGTGAGGCTGTTGTGTGTAGGCTGTGGGTATGGTTGACTTGTGTGACCCTGTGCTTCTCGTGCAGATCTGAAACTAGGGTTTCTGTGGGGATGATGGTGGGAAGTAGGAGAATATTTTGTATCTTACACTGGCCTGAAaccgtgatcctcctgcctcagcctcacaagtcCTGGAATTATAGGAAGCTCTGCCGAGcttcaagaaaacacaatctgAATAGCTTTATTTAAAAACCTATGAAgcatttcttaaattaaaaaaaaaaaaaaaaaaggccatttgATCCAGCAATTCTATTCCTGGGTATATAAGGGCAGATATTTGCATCCCCGTGTTCTTAGTAGTAGCCCAGGATGGGACGAATGGAGAATTAATATAGACTTAGAAGAATTATGAAATTTTGACATATGCTACATGgatgaaccttgaaaacattatgctaaatgaattaaGCTAGACAGAAGCCAGATTCTGTATGATTGCTCTCACACGATGTACTTAGAGTAGCAGATTTATAGAGAAAATAGAATGATGGGGAGCCACAGGGGAGAAACAGGTAGCCATTgttttagctcatggttttagTTTGGGAAGATAGGAAATTTCTAATGATAGATAATGTTGGTGGTTGCCAAACAAGGCCCCTGGTTCAATCCTGagcactggaaaaaaagaaaaaagaaaaaaaaggaagaaatgtgcaAAAACAATagtggagttatcacagagaaaggagcctcagttgtggaaatgcctccatgagacccaggtgtaaggcattttcccaactaGTGATTGaggagggagggcccagaccgttgtgggtggtgccgtccctgggctggtcctgggttctataagagagcaaactgagcaagccaggggaagcaagccagtaagtaatgtccctccatggcctctgcatcagcttctgcttcctgacctgcttgagtttcattccggacttcctttggtgatgaacaaacagcagtgtggaagtgtaagctgaagaaaccctttcctcccagcttgcttcttggtcatgaggtttgtgcaggaatagaaaccctaagacaaatagTTTACAACTATatagtaaaattattaaaaagttgGGGTAGTAGTAGACAGTAAGGTCATGATAATAGCTGTCCAGAGTACGTATGTTTGTTCCCTAAACTTGCTGGTACTTCACAGCTTATGGTTTCCTCCATAATTCCTTATTGTAATTGGTGCTGCTAGTGATTGACTATGGCTTGAAGCAGGTGTCAGTAGTAGCTTCGTGTCTCTTGCTCCTCACAGGTGTTCTCTCCTtactctcctttttctcctaaGGAATAAAACATCAGCTCCGAGTTCACCTGGCCTTTGGGTTGGATTGCCCAATCCTCGGTGATCACAAATACTCAGACTGGAATAGATTGGCCCCTCAGGTAATACCAGTTGTATTAACTTTCTGatactgtggtaaaacaccatgaccaaggcagtttatATATGGAAGAGTTGATTTTGGCATCTTAGTCCCAGAGGTTCTAAGATGGTGCCTCATGGTAGGGAAACATGGCATCAAGCAGCCAGCATGGTGGATGGAGCTTGTGTCTCAAATGCAAGCACGAAGCagaaagagagcaaactgagagTAAGGCAAAGCCTTGAGCTcccaaagcctgtccccagtgacacacttcctctagcacAGCGGTTCTCCACCTGTAGATCAGAAAACACATTATTTCCGAAGGTCTTAGGAACCGAAATAACGCTCAGTAGCAATTACagtatgaagcagcaacaaaaataattttatggtcggggtcaccataacatggggaactgtattaaaggtctcagcattaggaagggtccTAGCACCTCTCCAAATGACACCACCAATTATGTACCAAATGTTCAAAGCCCAAGACTATGGGCAGACATTTCTCTTTCCAACCACCAGTGGTTTAACTCACTGTCCTATTTAACAAAATAAGAGAGGGAACTCCCCCAACCCTTGGTTTTTATGgttgttttgaagaaaatatttattgaggtaataaacaaatgaatggcctttccctcagtgtgACAATCTTAAGCCCCCttggtctttttgagacagggtctcatcgtGTAGACCTGAtaggccttgaactcccagagattcatctacctccacctcccaggtgctgggattaaaggaatgggCTACCATATGCAGCAagaacttctttctttcctctgttctgAACCAACATTGGAACttattaataaatgttttacTGTAGACATAAACAGGGACatcaagagagagggagagataagcACATTTAGGAGGAGGACAGCCCCTAGAGTAATTGAGGGCTCTCAAGAAGAAGTGTTACATTTAATTGTCTTAACAATAGCAATAAGTGTGATCTTTGGGTGCCTCTGAAATGATTGTTCAAAGCatttagaagattaaaaaaaaaaacacgttttggtaaatttactttttattcttttcttttgttaaagcCCTCAAGTAAGTCATGACAAAGAAATACTGTATCGAGACATGGGAACTACTTATTTCCAACTTTTAAATGTGTCAGAGTAGTTACTGCCTTCAGAGAACCAGGGGATATGTTGTCAGAACCTTAGATATTGTTGGGAACCTGTGGTAAGGTAAAAGCTTCCTTTCATGCTATCTAAAGAACCATGGGgggaaatttctttttattggttgaTATTAGCACCTATTCCTTAAAAGGCCAGATGGTTGAATTTTTCTCACCTAGGTTCTATTCTAAGCCCTTTCTAGCAGGGTAGCCATTACTGGGTGTTTCAGGGGTTAGTGCTTTGCTAGTTACAGACAGGCAGTCTTTGGATATGCTCATAAGGCCTTGACTTTGCTCTGTGTAGAAACTTTCTGCTGGCACACTGAAGAAGCTGGGGCTACAACAGTCAAAGGCCCGCTACATCCCTCTTCATCTGCACGCCAGGCAGCTCATCCTGCCTGCTCTGGGCTCCAGGACAGAGGAACTCCTCCTGGCCTGCAAGCTTCCTCACTTCTTTGCACGTTCCCTGCATCGTCTGGGTTTAGATATGCCAAATGAGGAtcaaagcagaggccatgaggccAGGCATGTGGAAGCACAGTGAAGACTGTTGGGCAGTTTGGCCCCAGAGCTCTGCTGAATTTCTTTCATGGATTCTGCTAACTTCTCACTTGGAACAGATGACAAGAGCCGGGTGGGGTAAGTTGGAAAAACTTGGCCGCTTCAGGACTATAATGGAGAACGAAGTCTTATTTATGGCAGTCGGGCTGTAATGTGGGAAAGCCTGCTGGAGTCTCCTCCATTGGTCACTTTGTCAAGATGGAGGAGAGCCTAGGAGGCAGCAGACTGGACCAATAAAGGAGAACCAAAGGACGAATCTGCTCAGGACTTGTCTTCATCCAACAGGAAGGAAAGCTGAGCTATCAGGAGTGCTCCCTTGGAAAGATGTCTTGGATAAACATGCATCAAGGGCCCAGGGGTTTTGTCCACTAGAGTGTGGGTGCTGTACTGCCCCAGCAGTGAGCCTGAGAAAGGGTTGTTGGGGTGAGGTAAGTGACAGGCAGCTAACATAAGTGAGTGAAGCTGAAGCTGGCAGGGTGGAAGGCAGCGGACAACAGACCAAACACAAGCTGTCTAAGGGTTATTAGCACCAGTCGATTGTTGCCCTGTGGGCaaatttactattttcttttagaGAACCAGGAAATCCAGATATTTCTGTGAAATCTCCCAATCTATTGCTatctaaataaaaacattttgaaatatatgtttttaatttttttttttttttgagattctaCTTACATCATTCCCTTTTCCCTCCAGACCCTCCCGTTtaccctgcccttcctcccagtccttaatattcatggtctctttttctttaattggtttgtctgtgtgtctatgtctgtttttctgtgtgcatTCCTAAATGCATAAATGCAGCCTGCTATGtctgttacttgtatatatgttctCAGGGCTGACCGTTTGGTATCGGATAACCAGCTGACATGTTCTTTCCTCCCCCTCAGAATTGTTTAGTTGCCTGTTGTTCTCTGGGTAGGGTTAAGGCCTCATGAGCTTCCTCCCTTCCACATTAGCCTGTCCGttggtgtcatccttgttcaggtcATACTTGGCAGCCATGGTGGTAAGGCTtcatggatgtagcttctgacctttctttttttttttttttttttttttaagttctttttttttgagctggggaccgaacccaggggccttgcgcttcctaggcaagcgctctactgctgagctaaatccccaactctgctTCTGACCTTTCTAAGAGACatgatctcacagcaaactccctggcCCTCTTGCCTTTACAGTCTTTCCTCCCCATGTTCTACAGTGGTCCCTGAACCTTAAGAATAGGCATCATATTGTAAGATGTATCAGCTGGGACCTGGCTTCACAACTCTACTTTTGGTCAGTCATGG
Protein-coding sequences here:
- the Rpusd4 gene encoding mitochondrial RNA pseudouridine synthase RPUSD4 — translated: MAAPWLGSPGLQVLSMSSRPGKLFTPSSRSFCSRATSSRPLNAQRLAEKLRAQKQEQKTKEMRVPTNPVQRRVQELVRFTQQLQRVHPNVLAKELSRRILHQDKDLVVINKPYGLPVHGGPGVQLCISDVLPILAKMLHGHKAEPLHLCHRLDKETTGVMVLAWEKDMAHQVQELFRTRQVEKKYWAITVRVPLPSAGVVDIPIMEKEVAGQQQHHKMTLRPSYRMDNGKMVKVRASRDAHIAVTQYQVLSSTPSSALVELQPVTGIKHQLRVHLAFGLDCPILGDHKYSDWNRLAPQKLSAGTLKKLGLQQSKARYIPLHLHARQLILPALGSRTEELLLACKLPHFFARSLHRLGLDMPNEDQSRGHEARHVEAQ